A stretch of Ascochyta rabiei chromosome 6, complete sequence DNA encodes these proteins:
- a CDS encoding Restriction of telomere capping protein 5 gives MGQGTSHEVQHLTLEQLSHNLAQTFAKKSYTPLELYCFKSVFRSLADTESGVQYWSEATLCRFLELPDALNVGSVVFQMASYLGAFPFASQAPAILTIEALLKVVTILTERYGAVLKKRGREIWLRELYRSLAIYDKGIRSELEEQKHEKDQVTEKMGFAVDVPEDGEGGDDEEDDELVLAALDSMDSLEVFRHGEQANVHHSIIPTDNFLKLIELLLLIAPIDAQQSLSSLAPELSDERIQNLRRTAKVVLSSFITDKHPGVTYRTFDTVLSTSLPFLFDGLNPLFEHFLFAKDFDLSKRKSDSTSPIQESHPVIPPPKTVADPEPILRNPGEILNLTTLSQLSFFIKGNNLFRRLRPLYSGNTHGFSMGSFEKQIFNWRAPTILLVSGRLLPTTPSSTRERALADMLPPKRHPNSVSETSQNQTLTYGAYIPTQWKHTGKSCFGDSSAKLFQLSPTHDVFPASSFSSDYVYFNKSPTHPAGVGFGTPVPTQSSAASRSHGVFRPAPVSLHLDDALEFGIFTHLAEGGGSFYPSKLPCRRSQDWQDRFEIDSLEVWGCGGDDVAEAQRREWAFQEREAEARRRINLGSGDQQQDYELLKLAGLVGNENRSGGSMG, from the exons ATGGGTCAGGGAACGTCTCACGAGGTGCAGCACTTGACGCTCG AACAGCTTAGTCACAACCTTGCGCAAACGTTTGCGAAGAAGAGCTACACACCGCTCGAGTTATACTGCTTCAAATCTGTCTTCCGGTCGCTGGCTGACACCGAATCGGGAGTCCAATACTGGAGCGAAGCGACACTATGTCGGTTTCTGGAGCTGCCAGATGCGCTGAACGTAGGGTCGGTTGTCTTCCAGATGGCTAGCTATCTCGGCGCATTCCCATTTGCGAGCCAAGCACCGGCCATCCTTACAATTGAGGCGTTACTCAAGGTTGTCACCATTCTCACGGAAAGATATGGCGCAGTGCTGAAAAAGAGAGGACGCGAGATCTGGTTACGTGAGCTATACAGGAGTTTGGCCATATACGACAAGGGCATACGGTCCGAATTAGAGGAACAGAAGCATGAGAAAGATCAGGTCACTGAGAAGATGGGGTTCGCTGTCGACGTGCCAGAGGATGGTGAAGGTGGAGACGATGAAGAGGATGATGAGCTGGTTCTGGCTGCACTGGACTCGATGGACTCCTTGGAGGTTTTCAGGCATGGCGAGCAGGCGAACGTGCATCACTCGATCATTCCAACGGACAATTTCCTGAAACTCATCGAGCTACTGCTGCTCATCGCGCCGATCGATGCGCAACAGAGTCTGTCCTCGCTGGCACCTGAGCTTTCAGATGAGCGCATCCAGAATCTGCGACGGACTGCAAAGGTGGTGTTGTCGTCGTTCATTACCGATAAACATCCCGGCGTTACATATCGTACCTTCGATACAGTTCTCTCTACGAGTCTCCCGTTCCTGTTCGACGGCCTGAACCCTCTATTCGAGCACTTCCTCTTCGCAAAAGACTTCGATCTCTCAAAGCGCAAGTCAGACTCCACTTCTCCAATACAGGAATCGCACCCGGTCATTCCACCCCCGAAGACTGTAGCAGACCCAGAGCCAATCCTACGCAACCCAGGCGAGATTCTCAATCTCACCACGCTCAGTCAATTGTCGTTCTTCATCAAGGGCAACAACCTCTTCAGACGTTTGCGCCCTCTTTACAGCGGTAACACCCACGGCTTTTCCATGGGATCCTTCGAGAAACAGATTTTCAATTGGAGAGCACCCACAATCCTTTTAGTGTCAGGCCGCCTGCTTCCCACGACGCCCTCCAGCACCCGCGAGCGCGCCTTGGCAGATATGCTCCCTCCCAAACGCCATCCCAACAGCGTATCCGAGACGTCACAAAACCAGACGCTTACCTACGGCGCCTATATCCCCACACAATGGAAGCACACGGGCAAATCCTGCTTTGGCGACTCGTCCGCAAAGCTCTTCCAGCTCTCACCGACCCATGACGTCTTCCCGGCGTCCAGCTTCAGCAGCGACTATGTCTACTTCAACAAGTCGCCCACGCACCCTGCTGGTGTCGGCTTCGGCACTCCAGTCCCCACGCAATCCTCGGCAGCGAGCCGCTCTCACGGCGTGTTCCGCCCAGCGCCGGTATCGCTGCATCTCGACGACGCCCTCGAATTCGGCATCTTCACCCACCTGGCGGAAGGCGGTGGGAGCTTCTACCCCAGCAAGCTTCCCTGCAGGAGGAGCCAGGACTGGCAGGATCGGTTTGAGATTGACAGCCTGGAGGTCTGGGGCTGTGGCGGCGACGATGTCGCCGAGGCCCAGAGGAGGGAGTGGGCGTTCCAGGAGAGAGAGGCGGAGGCGAGGAGGAGAATCAATCTAGGCAGTGGAGATCAACAGCAGGATTACGAACTGTTGAAGCTGGCGGGTCTGGTGGGCAACGAGAATCGGAGTGGTGGCAGTATGGGCTGA